One Lysinibacillus fusiformis genomic window carries:
- a CDS encoding 2,3-butanediol dehydrogenase, which yields MKAARWYKARDIRVENIEEPTIAPGKVKIKVHWTGICGSDLHEYAAGPIFIPVEQPHYVSNDIAPIVMGHEFSGEVVELGEGVTKVKLGDPVVVEPILACGECAACKKGKYNICKHLGFHGLSGGGGGFSEYTMVDEHMVHKMPEGLSYEQGALVEPAAVALHAVRQSKLKAGDKAAVFGTGPIGLLVIEALRAAGASEIYAVELSPERAAKAMELGATAAINPKDEDAVARLHELTNGGVDVAFEVTGVPVVLQQAIDATTFEGETIIVSIWESAASIQPNNLVLSERTVKGIIAYRDIFPAVMELMTKGYFPADKLVTKRISLDEVVTEGFEALMKEKNHIKILVNSQE from the coding sequence ATGAAAGCAGCAAGATGGTATAAAGCAAGAGACATCCGAGTAGAAAACATTGAAGAACCAACTATTGCACCTGGAAAAGTGAAAATTAAAGTACATTGGACAGGTATTTGTGGAAGCGATTTACATGAGTATGCAGCTGGACCAATATTCATTCCGGTCGAACAACCTCACTACGTAAGTAATGATATTGCGCCAATTGTTATGGGCCACGAGTTTTCTGGTGAAGTTGTAGAACTTGGCGAAGGTGTAACAAAAGTAAAATTAGGTGACCCTGTTGTGGTAGAACCTATTCTTGCATGTGGCGAATGTGCTGCTTGTAAGAAAGGAAAGTATAATATTTGTAAACATTTAGGATTCCACGGTCTTTCTGGCGGTGGTGGCGGTTTCTCTGAATACACAATGGTAGACGAACACATGGTACACAAAATGCCAGAAGGTCTTTCATATGAACAAGGTGCGCTGGTAGAGCCAGCAGCAGTTGCCTTACACGCAGTTCGTCAGAGTAAACTAAAAGCAGGAGACAAAGCAGCTGTTTTTGGAACTGGGCCAATCGGTCTACTTGTTATTGAGGCCCTTCGCGCAGCGGGCGCATCTGAAATATATGCAGTGGAACTTTCCCCTGAACGTGCAGCAAAAGCCATGGAATTAGGCGCTACGGCAGCCATCAATCCAAAAGATGAAGATGCAGTAGCTCGACTGCATGAGTTAACAAATGGAGGCGTGGATGTTGCATTTGAAGTGACAGGCGTGCCAGTAGTATTACAACAAGCCATTGACGCTACTACATTTGAAGGTGAGACGATCATCGTTTCTATTTGGGAATCAGCAGCTTCCATACAGCCGAACAACCTCGTTCTTTCGGAGCGTACTGTAAAAGGAATTATCGCTTATCGTGATATTTTCCCTGCAGTAATGGAATTAATGACAAAAGGTTATTTCCCTGCGGATAAGCTTGTGACAAAACGTATTAGCCTTGATGAAGTTGTAACAGAAGGCTTTGAAGCATTAATGAAAGAAAAAAACCATATAAAAATACTTGTTAATTCACAAGAATAG
- the kdpC gene encoding potassium-transporting ATPase subunit KdpC gives MNRFFENSKQALLVTLTMFVLCGLCYPFAVTGIAQGLLNQQANGSLVEVDGRVVGSEKLGQSFTSPEYFWGRVSAINYNVYSKEDTIPNDHGEIAYSGVSSGTFNYAPSNPELKKRIELDITAFLQANPTVKREDIPADLMTASGSGLDPHISVKAAEIQIVRIVRASGLSREEVGEIVKANTESRDFGVFGEDKVNFLLANLDIFKKIKEND, from the coding sequence ATGAATAGATTTTTTGAAAATTCGAAACAAGCACTGTTGGTGACTTTAACTATGTTCGTATTATGTGGTTTGTGTTATCCATTTGCAGTGACAGGAATTGCTCAAGGGTTATTGAATCAACAGGCAAATGGTAGTTTAGTGGAAGTCGATGGTAGAGTAGTTGGTTCAGAGAAACTTGGTCAGTCCTTTACGTCACCAGAGTATTTCTGGGGCAGAGTATCTGCTATTAATTATAATGTTTATTCGAAAGAAGATACCATTCCAAATGACCATGGCGAAATAGCTTATAGTGGTGTTAGCTCAGGGACTTTTAACTATGCACCTTCCAACCCTGAACTGAAAAAAAGAATTGAGTTGGATATTACAGCATTTTTACAAGCAAATCCGACTGTCAAACGTGAAGACATTCCTGCTGATTTGATGACTGCCTCTGGTTCAGGTCTTGATCCACATATCAGCGTGAAGGCAGCGGAAATCCAAATAGTGCGTATTGTGCGAGCAAGCGGTCTTTCACGAGAAGAGGTAGGGGAAATTGTAAAGGCTAACACCGAAAGTCGTGATTTTGGTGTGTTTGGAGAGGATAAAGTAAACTTCCTTTTGGCAAACTTAGATATATTTAAAAAAATAAAAGAAAATGACTAG